A section of the Humulus lupulus chromosome 2, drHumLupu1.1, whole genome shotgun sequence genome encodes:
- the LOC133818058 gene encoding AAA-ATPase ASD, mitochondrial-like isoform X2, which produces MMFMMMGETLTQLTTAITSFVLVYAAIRQYLPHELMPYISQYTNKMVSFVWPYIHINFNEYSGDSFRRSKLYEDIQTYLSANSTTRAQKLKAHDVNDSKSMVISLDDNSEVNDEFQGVKLWWTSRKRSPVNSSWWGYPNSDEKRNFSLSFHRRHRELVTTSYLNHVVKQGKEIAIKNRKRKLYTNSSKENYYRGGKMTKWIGVEFEHPASFDTLALEPMLKQEIINDLLKFKTGKDYYAKVGKPWKRGYLLYGPPGTGKSTMISAMANFLDYDIYDLELTSVKDNTELRKLFIDSSNKSIIVIEDIDCSLDLTRQRKKKKEEDEESTDSASKKPKKEDYESDSKVTLSGLLNFIDGIWSGCGGERLIVFTTNYFDKLDPALIRSGRMDKHIELPYCCFEAFKVLANNYLDVVSHDLFPTIERLLGETDMTPADVTENLMPKSDNEDADNCLKKLVETLEKARDDAIRKKVEEEAKLKAADEENLDKEKEEEEEEEEEEEEGGNDLRKCLVRLLMNL; this is translated from the exons ATGATGTTCATGATGATGGGAGAAACGTTGACTCAATTGACCACAGCAATTACAAGCTTTGTGCTTGTTTATGCCGCAATCAGACAATACCTTCCCCATGAACTTATGCCTTATATATCACAATATACCAACAAAATGGTGAGCTTTGTGTGGCCTTACATTCATATTAACTTCAATGAGTACAGTGGTGACAGTTTCAGGCGCAGCAAACTCTACGAGGACATCCAAACTTACCTCAGTGCCAATTCCACCACTCGAGCTCAAAAACTTAAGGCCCACGATGTCAATGATAGCAAGTCTATGGTTATAAGTCTTGACGATAACTCCGAAGTCAATGACGAATTCCAAGGCGTTAAACTCTGGTGGACTTCTCGCAAAAGGAGCCCAGTAAACTCGTCTTG GTGGGGTTATCCTAACTCAGACGAGAAGAGGAACTTCAGTCTTAGCTTCCATAGACGCCACCGAGAGCTCGTCACCACCTCTTATCTCAATCATGTGGTGAAACAAGGAAAAGAAATAGCGATCAAGAATCGGAAGCGAAAACTTTATACCAACAGTTCCAAGGAGAATTATTATCGAGGCGGTAAAATGACTAAGTGGATCGGTGTCGAGTTTGAGCATCCGGCGAGTTTTGATACTCTTGCTTTGGAACCTATGCTGAAGCAGGAAATCATAAACGATCTCCTTAAGTTCAAAACCGGAAAAGATTACTATGCTAAAGTTGGTAAGCCTTGGAAACGAGGGTATCTTCTGTATGGTCCTCCTGGGACTGGAAAGTCAACCATGATCTCTGCCATGGCTAACTTTCTAGATTATGATATCTATGATTTGGAACTAACTTCGGTTAAGGATAACACTGAGCTAAGGAAGCTGTTTATCGATAGTTCGAATAAGTCCATCATTGTGATTGAGGATATTGATTGCTCGCTTGATCTTACTCGTCAacgaaagaagaagaaggaggaagaTGAAGAAAGTACAGACTCTGCAAGTAAAAAGCCTAAAAAAGAAGATTATGAGAGTGATAGTAAAGTAACTCTCTCTGGGCTTTTGAACTTCATTGATGGGATTTGGTCTGGTTGTGGAGGTGAGAGACTTATTGTGTTTACTACAAATTATTTTGACAAACTTGATCCGGCTCTGATTCGGAGTGGAAGAATGGACAAGCACATAGAGCTTCCCTACTGTTGTTTTGAGGCTTTTAAAGTTCTTGCCAACAATTACTTGGATGTTGTGTCCCATGATCTGTTTCCGACGATTGAGCGTTTGTTGGGTGAAACTGATATGACTCCTGCTGATGTAACTGAGAATTTGATGCCAAAGTCTGACAATGAAGATGCTGATAATTGTTTGAAAAAATTGGTTGAAACTCTTGAGAAGGCCAGGGATGATGCAATAAGAAAGAAGGTTGAGGAAGAAGCAAAGTTAAAGGCTGCAGATGAAGAAAACTTGGATAAAGAGA aagaagaagaagaagaagaagaagaagaagaagaagaaggaggaaatGATTTGCGTAAATGTCTTGTGCGATTATTGATGAATCTGTGA
- the LOC133818058 gene encoding AAA-ATPase ASD, mitochondrial-like isoform X1, with protein MMFMMMGETLTQLTTAITSFVLVYAAIRQYLPHELMPYISQYTNKMVSFVWPYIHINFNEYSGDSFRRSKLYEDIQTYLSANSTTRAQKLKAHDVNDSKSMVISLDDNSEVNDEFQGVKLWWTSRKRSPVNSSWWGYPNSDEKRNFSLSFHRRHRELVTTSYLNHVVKQGKEIAIKNRKRKLYTNSSKENYYRGGKMTKWIGVEFEHPASFDTLALEPMLKQEIINDLLKFKTGKDYYAKVGKPWKRGYLLYGPPGTGKSTMISAMANFLDYDIYDLELTSVKDNTELRKLFIDSSNKSIIVIEDIDCSLDLTRQRKKKKEEDEESTDSASKKPKKEDYESDSKVTLSGLLNFIDGIWSGCGGERLIVFTTNYFDKLDPALIRSGRMDKHIELPYCCFEAFKVLANNYLDVVSHDLFPTIERLLGETDMTPADVTENLMPKSDNEDADNCLKKLVETLEKARDDAIRKKVEEEAKLKAADEENLDKESEENSAKIEGAKCNGTLAKEVKENGLVTT; from the exons ATGATGTTCATGATGATGGGAGAAACGTTGACTCAATTGACCACAGCAATTACAAGCTTTGTGCTTGTTTATGCCGCAATCAGACAATACCTTCCCCATGAACTTATGCCTTATATATCACAATATACCAACAAAATGGTGAGCTTTGTGTGGCCTTACATTCATATTAACTTCAATGAGTACAGTGGTGACAGTTTCAGGCGCAGCAAACTCTACGAGGACATCCAAACTTACCTCAGTGCCAATTCCACCACTCGAGCTCAAAAACTTAAGGCCCACGATGTCAATGATAGCAAGTCTATGGTTATAAGTCTTGACGATAACTCCGAAGTCAATGACGAATTCCAAGGCGTTAAACTCTGGTGGACTTCTCGCAAAAGGAGCCCAGTAAACTCGTCTTG GTGGGGTTATCCTAACTCAGACGAGAAGAGGAACTTCAGTCTTAGCTTCCATAGACGCCACCGAGAGCTCGTCACCACCTCTTATCTCAATCATGTGGTGAAACAAGGAAAAGAAATAGCGATCAAGAATCGGAAGCGAAAACTTTATACCAACAGTTCCAAGGAGAATTATTATCGAGGCGGTAAAATGACTAAGTGGATCGGTGTCGAGTTTGAGCATCCGGCGAGTTTTGATACTCTTGCTTTGGAACCTATGCTGAAGCAGGAAATCATAAACGATCTCCTTAAGTTCAAAACCGGAAAAGATTACTATGCTAAAGTTGGTAAGCCTTGGAAACGAGGGTATCTTCTGTATGGTCCTCCTGGGACTGGAAAGTCAACCATGATCTCTGCCATGGCTAACTTTCTAGATTATGATATCTATGATTTGGAACTAACTTCGGTTAAGGATAACACTGAGCTAAGGAAGCTGTTTATCGATAGTTCGAATAAGTCCATCATTGTGATTGAGGATATTGATTGCTCGCTTGATCTTACTCGTCAacgaaagaagaagaaggaggaagaTGAAGAAAGTACAGACTCTGCAAGTAAAAAGCCTAAAAAAGAAGATTATGAGAGTGATAGTAAAGTAACTCTCTCTGGGCTTTTGAACTTCATTGATGGGATTTGGTCTGGTTGTGGAGGTGAGAGACTTATTGTGTTTACTACAAATTATTTTGACAAACTTGATCCGGCTCTGATTCGGAGTGGAAGAATGGACAAGCACATAGAGCTTCCCTACTGTTGTTTTGAGGCTTTTAAAGTTCTTGCCAACAATTACTTGGATGTTGTGTCCCATGATCTGTTTCCGACGATTGAGCGTTTGTTGGGTGAAACTGATATGACTCCTGCTGATGTAACTGAGAATTTGATGCCAAAGTCTGACAATGAAGATGCTGATAATTGTTTGAAAAAATTGGTTGAAACTCTTGAGAAGGCCAGGGATGATGCAATAAGAAAGAAGGTTGAGGAAGAAGCAAAGTTAAAGGCTGCAGATGAAGAAAACTTGGATAAAGAGAGTGAAGAAAATTCTGCTAAAATAGAAGGTGCGAAATGTAATGGTACTTTGGCCAAGGAAGTGAAGGAGAATGGATTAGTCACCACTTAG